In Taeniopygia guttata chromosome 24, bTaeGut7.mat, whole genome shotgun sequence, a single genomic region encodes these proteins:
- the RNF26 gene encoding E3 ubiquitin-protein ligase RNF26, with amino-acid sequence MDVLLALLRGLRLLLDLLLLVLDLNFFLVSSLVSALLWLLAAASSLPAAAAAAAVACWDALVLVRGCCGAMEGVRAAGHLLSHLLSHLVSQLGSQLSHVALRGREVAQRGLGAVLGCGQALGRQLCEALAIGTSLLMYLVNSLVNVCLIGAQNLFTLLAALWDSLAGPVLRVAELLAAFLAHVSSGAIAVSILLWSPCQMAFELLCAAAELFVSVFFVNVYGLGLLLLIVAVSAFAFNPGLLWTLTGYLLGYLHTLPSLRRLQRDAWRLYQVAVLTLGVAVTSQPWRRLVDWIQQVTNWSQGGRMVNQGSEQRRAVGAPRAPAADRVTLGQLLAELEEQLDAEQGPQPRPALSRAGAGQHPQTPREEPGPSWWKAPRKQRLNTEGTPDNDPWVLLKEQEERKKCVICQDQTKTVLLLPCRHLCLCQECTEVLLQQDIYQRNCPLCRQVILQTLNVYL; translated from the coding sequence ATGGACGTGCTGCTGGCGCTGCTCCGCGGGCTGCGCCTGCTGCTcgacctgctgctgctggtgctcgACCTCAACTTCTTCCTGGTGTCCTCGCTGGTGTCCgcgctgctctggctgctggccGCGGCCTCCAGCCTGcccgcggccgcggccgccgcggcgGTGGCGTGCTGGGATGCGCTGGTGCTGGTGCGCGGCTGCTGCGGGGCCATGGAGGGCGTGAGGGCGGCCGGGCACCTGCTGTCACACCTGCTGTCACACCTGGTGTCGCAGCTGGGCTCGCAGCTGTCGCACGTggcgctgcggggccgggaGGTGGCTCAGCGAGGGCTGGGCGCCGTGCTGGGCTGCGGGCAGGCGCTGGGCCGGCAGCTGTGCGAGGCGCTGGCCATCGGCACCAGCCTGCTGATGTACCTGGTCAACAGCCTGGTCAACGTGTGCCTGATCGGCGCGCAGAACCTCTTCACGCTGCTGGCCGCCCTCTGGGACTCGCTGGCCGGGCCCGTGCTCAGGGTGGCCGAGCTGCTGGCCGCCTTCCTGGCGCACGTGTCCAGTGGTGCCATCGCCGTGTCCATCCTGCTGTGGTCGCCCTGCCAGATGGCCTTCGAGCTGCTCTGCGCCGCCGCCGAGCTCTTCGTCAGCGTCTTCTTCGTCAACGTCTACGGTCTGGGCTTGCTGCTGCTCATCGTGGCCGTCAGCGCCTTCGCCTTCAACCCCGGGCTGCTGTGGACGCTGACGGGCTACCTGCTGGGCTACCTGCACACGCTGCCCTCGCTGCGCCGCCTGCAGCGGGACGCCTGGCGGCTCTACCAGGTGGCCGTGCTGACCCTGGGGGTGGCCgtcacctcccagccctggcGCAGGCTGGTGGATTGGATCCAGCAGGTGACCAACTGGAGCCAGGGCGGCAGGATGGTGAACCAGGGCAGCGAGCAGCGGCGGGCCGTGGGTGCCCCCAGAGCGCCAGCCGCCGACAGGGTGACACTGGGCCAGCTGCTGGCcgagctggaggagcagctggacgCAGAGCAGGGGCCACAGCCACGTCCTGCTCTGAgccgtgctggggctgggcagcatCCCCAGACACCCAGGGAGGAGCCAGGCCCGTCCTGGTGGAAAGCACCGAGGAAGCAGCGGCTGAACACCGAGGGGACCCCCGACAACgacccctgggtgctgctgaaAGAACAAGAGGAGCGTAAGAAATGCGTCATCTGCCAGGACCAGACCAAGacagtcctgctgctgccctgcaggcacctgtgcctgtgccaggagtgcacagaggtgctgctgcagcaggacatCTACCAGCGCAACTGCCCCCTGTGCCGCCAGGTGATCCTGCAGACCCTCAACGTCTACCTGTGA